Proteins encoded in a region of the Diabrotica virgifera virgifera chromosome 4, PGI_DIABVI_V3a genome:
- the LOC114334054 gene encoding nucleolar protein 58-like, translated as MAPTLPTYEDTRKVGPNLFQELSADETDGYSSVDDRSAKKDGFKLPRSEKKREKSEKKEEKKKENDEKSKPEETKKDKDNPKVEAMKEEVPDEAGRGTIKRARTAKSESEEDPNDEVATLKEVIKTMSARFQIAEDQMTAEERLKKIRTEDKPKNKE; from the exons ATGGCGCCTACCTTGCCAACTTATGAGGACACACGCAAAGTGGGTCCTAACCTGTTTCAGGAATTAAGCGCAGATGAAACTGACGGATACTCGTCCGTGGACGACAGAAGCGCGAAAAAAGATGGTTTTAAACTCCCTAGGAGCGAGAAGAAAAGGGAAAAGTCCGAAAAGAAGGaggagaaaaagaaagagaacgACGAGAAAAGTAAACCAGAGGAAACGAAGAAAGATAAGGACAACCCAAAAGTAGAGGCAATGAAGGAAGAAGTTCCCGACGAGGCAGGCAGAGGTACCATCAAAAGAGCACGGACAGCCAAATCCGAGAGCGAAGAGGATCCGAATGACGAAGTAGCAACCCTGAAAGAAGTGATAAAAACGATGAGTGCCAGGTTTCAAATTGCCGAAGACCAAATG ACCGCTGAAGAGAGACTGAAAAAGATTCGAACCGAAGACAAACCGAAAAACAAAGAA